The window CACTCGTCGAAAGCCATTTCAGCCACTCGGTGATGCGATAACCGCTTTGTTCGATTGACGTTCGAGCAGATCGGAACGCGCCTTTAAACGACGCTGCATCAAACGACTCTCGCTAGGCGGTGACAGGCCAAACAGTTGTTGGATCGACGACTCTTTACCGATCAGCCGATTCTTACCGATAGTCTTCAAATCGGACAGATCGGTGCTCGAACGAACCGAGCTAGACTTTCGACGCGAGTTCGTTTCGAACTCGTTCGAGGAATGAGTGATGCAATTCTTACTGTGCTCGGACAGTTCGCTACTCGAATCGGACATGTGCCCGTAAGGATGATTATCGTCGTCCGTAGACGAAGTGGACAATCTTGGCTCCCTTTTCTCCGCCAGCTCGTCCAGATTCACGGAGAAATGTTGAAGTACCACGCGATTCACAGCCATAGCCGATTCCGCGAAAGCAGACAGTTCTCTGGCGGAATTGTTCCTCCTGCGAACAGAAAATACACCCGGTATCGACGAGTTGTTatatttccttttcattttctatcattCTCTCTCTGTGTAACGTTTCTATGGAAATGAACGAACCTGATTATATGAGGAGTCGTAAGAGATTTCTCGGTGTTCTCGACCGAGCTAGGGCCAGGATTGATCCACGAATGTTTTAGAATACTTTCGGCACTCAACCTTTGGTGGGCTTCTTTGACCAGAAGTCCTCTGATCAAATCCTTCGCGTCCTCCGAAATGCATCTCCATTCGTTATCAGGGAATTCGTACCTGCCCTCTTGAATACTGGTGAACAGCAGCTCCTGGCAAGCCTGACAGTTTTCTCCTCTCTCCCAGCCGCAGTCGGAACCGCAGTTCCCATAGAAAGGCGGATAACCGCAAAGAAGAATGTACATGATTACGCCGAGGCTCCACAGATCGCAACGCTTGTCGTAATAATTCGCTTCCCCGATGAACGCTTCCACGACTTCCGGCGCCATGAAATCGGCACTGCCCACCGGGGTCAAAAGTTGCGGCGTTGCGACAGGGCTGGACAGCGAGTTGTTGAATTTGATGCCGGAACCAAGATCGAAATCGCATACTTTGATAGGAGTCAATTTGTCCGGATACACGCACAAGATGTTCTCGGGTTTCAAATCTCGGTGGGCAATTCCTGAGGAGAACCAGAGAATTCGTTTTGTCCGTTAGAGAAAAGGTTCTTGGATATATCGTGGTTTGTTCGTTTTTTCTAACAATGCGCGCCGAAAAAGACAAGAATCTTTACCTTTTTTGTGAAGAAAATTTAGCGCGCTAGCGATCTCTCTGACTATCTGACTCGCTTCCCGTTCGCTGAAATGAATCCTCTCTTGGATTCGGCTCAACAACTGACCGCCGTTAATTTTCTCGAATACGAGATAAAATTTCTCTTCGTCTTCGAAGAACTCGATCAACTGGATGATGTTAGGATGGCCCTGACAATGATGGAACGTCTCGACCTCTTTGAATACCCGAGCCCGTGCATGACCGGGAATTTTGTCGATAATTTTAACGGCATACTCCAAGTCGGTATAAAGCGATCTACAAGTCTGAACCGAGGCGTAAGCACCTTCTCCAAGAACTTCGCCGGTCAATCTGTACAGTTCTGAAACAAGCGGGACAAATCttatattaaaaacaaacgATTTCGAAACAGCTTGCGCACTTTCAAACTTCGCGAAGCGCATTCGTTATGAGAGGCTAGAACGACAGTGGAAACCCGTTAAATCCGAAAATAATCGTGGCTGAAGTCACGCACGCAAAGCGATCCAAGTTTCGTATTTCGATGCACCTTTTGTTATTCGCCTGAGTGGTTTATTTTAATCGTATATTGCGGTGTCCTCTTGCAAAAGGGGGTACCAAGCATTTTTTTTCGGTACAATTTTCGATATTGTCCAAGTGCTTCCTCTACATTTAAAAAACCCTATATAACGCAATCAATGTTAAGGCCAAAGGGGAAACGAGATGCGCATATAAATTCTCCTATTCTCGCTGGCCTCTCTTTCCTTTCGTAGGTCTTTAAACTTCGCGCTCTCTCTTCTCCGCctgatcccccccccccccttgatACGATGacttccgttccgttccgttccgttccatcCCGCTTCATCGTTAGTCCGCGCGTTCCCTCGTTCAGCGCTGCGACTATGTATCGCGAGCTGCCATCAacgcttctttctctttctcttcctcgctTTACCTTTCCCCTTTTTGCTCGCTAACCCACGATTACTCTCCCTTTAACCCCTACCATTTTACCTCGCGCCAAAGATACGATTCTGCCTGGCAACACCGTCGAATACCTAGCAACCAGAAGCCGATAATATACTTCCATGTTTCCCTCCCACATCCCACTACG is drawn from Osmia lignaria lignaria isolate PbOS001 chromosome 14, iyOsmLign1, whole genome shotgun sequence and contains these coding sequences:
- the LOC117607314 gene encoding MAP kinase-interacting serine/threonine-protein kinase 1 isoform X2, producing MVEKILEEREDGCQEVGREDATCRETVSTTTGESMSAVQARQEEARRKRRRKKRSGSSLMSSCFQELYRLTGEVLGEGAYASVQTCRSLYTDLEYAVKIIDKIPGHARARVFKEVETFHHCQGHPNIIQLIEFFEDEEKFYLVFEKINGGQLLSRIQERIHFSEREASQIVREIASALNFLHKKGIAHRDLKPENILCVYPDKLTPIKVCDFDLGSGIKFNNSLSSPVATPQLLTPVGSADFMAPEVVEAFIGEANYYDKRCDLWSLGVIMYILLCGYPPFYGNCGSDCGWERGENCQACQELLFTSIQEGRYEFPDNEWRCISEDAKDLIRGLLVKEAHQRLSAESILKHSWINPGPSSVENTEKSLTTPHIIRRNNSARELSAFAESAMAVNRVVLQHFSVNLDELAEKREPRLSTSSTDDDNHPYGHMSDSSSELSEHSKNCITHSSNEFETNSRRKSSSVRSSTDLSDLKTIGKNRLIGKESSIQQLFGLSPPSESRLMQRRLKARSDLLERQSNKAVIASPSG
- the LOC117607314 gene encoding MAP kinase-interacting serine/threonine-protein kinase 1 isoform X1 → MSGGWKSSFGYTGCRKTAEQICFETLRLEKEQGGGRRIEKRNTQEDATCRETVSTTTGESMSAVQARQEEARRKRRRKKRSGSSLMSSCFQELYRLTGEVLGEGAYASVQTCRSLYTDLEYAVKIIDKIPGHARARVFKEVETFHHCQGHPNIIQLIEFFEDEEKFYLVFEKINGGQLLSRIQERIHFSEREASQIVREIASALNFLHKKGIAHRDLKPENILCVYPDKLTPIKVCDFDLGSGIKFNNSLSSPVATPQLLTPVGSADFMAPEVVEAFIGEANYYDKRCDLWSLGVIMYILLCGYPPFYGNCGSDCGWERGENCQACQELLFTSIQEGRYEFPDNEWRCISEDAKDLIRGLLVKEAHQRLSAESILKHSWINPGPSSVENTEKSLTTPHIIRRNNSARELSAFAESAMAVNRVVLQHFSVNLDELAEKREPRLSTSSTDDDNHPYGHMSDSSSELSEHSKNCITHSSNEFETNSRRKSSSVRSSTDLSDLKTIGKNRLIGKESSIQQLFGLSPPSESRLMQRRLKARSDLLERQSNKAVIASPSG